One Gadus macrocephalus chromosome 17, ASM3116895v1 genomic window, CGAAACGACGTGATTGGTTAAAAGTAAGCCCAAAGTAAGAAACGTGATTGGCTCATTTTGGGCTTACTTTGGGCTTACTTTCCAAAAGGAAGAACGTGATTGGCTCATTTTGGGCTTACTTTCCAAAAGGAAGAACGTGATTGGCTCATTTTGGGCTTACTTTGGGCTTACTTTCCAAAAGGAAGAACGTGATTGGCTCATTTTGGGCTTACTTTCCAAAAGGAAGAACGTGATTGGCTCATTTTGGGCTTACTTTGGGCTTACTTTGGGCTGACTTTGGCGGAACAGGCAGAACATAGCAAGCGCAAGTGAGAGGTAGtgggatcgatgcctgcattcttCGTTTTCTtgcattcttcacagattttcctagtaatggacagtgaataagaaatggcctacagtgtgttggagaacatttggttctttgcaaataaactctgcagctgggaggttaagcccaatggaacacattattcactatattagatagtgtgaattcctttattggaatagatttttgtaaattgttcaatgtgcagtttgcaagaattctgtttttaaTGCTCTCTGTAAGAGACAATTATTCACGTGTGTATGACAGGATTCATCAACCTGCGCTGAGGAATCAGTGTCAATTaagttaatgtaaataatgtacccaatattcaaatatttgcaCATCAAAAATGTCATGTCACCCACATCCACAGACCCTAACCCACATCCATAGATGCATTTAATGCATACTTAACTGATCCAATTGGCTAACTTGTGTTCCATTGTTGATTttttccattgttgttatgttaatATATTCTGTTGTTGATATGTTTAAATGTTCCAATGTTACagcattaataaataaatgcttTATTGTTGACCGTCTTATCGTCTTGTTTAGTGATGAAGTGACATTTTTAATTAGGAATAATTATGGCCAAATCAATCTCAACACATTATATATAGAATATACATAAAACCCTGTacatgttggtgtgtttgtgacaatgttttttgattttgACGAATTATAAATGAGGAGCTCTTTTCCAAAACGCAATAAACgccaaatttaaaaaaaaatgagttTGTCATGCCATTTTGTTGTGTACTGAACCTATTCACTGCTCCATCAACGTTGAATGCAAAATCGCTATATTTACTTGTTTAAAATGTATCACAAGATGCCGTTTTTTTCCAAACCACGACAAGCgccaaacctattttttgcctaAATGCGATATATCCTCTCGACCAATCTGAATTCGGTTAGCGTTCTAGGCAATCGAACACGGCTGCGCTCTGAAGCCAGAGAGGTTTGTGGATCAGTCTTCAAGATGAGTTCAAACTATAATAacacgtttgtgtgcgtgtgtgtgtgtgtgtgtgtgtgtgtgtgtgtgtgtgtgtgtgtgtgtgtgtgtgtgcgcgcatgtcgCTCCTTTCCCGGGCTAGAGTTAGATGCGCGTGTTGCTCCTTTCCCGGGGtagagttagtgtgtgtgtgtgtgtgtatcgtgaacggacttcagtgggggtttcattccgtctcaGTCTTCAAAATGAGTTCAAACTATAATAACACGTTTGATGGCCAGGATGAGCCAGTGAGACCTACACCCGGGGGTAGAAAACGCAGACTGGACAAAGAAAACCACAAAAAACAACTAGAAAAGAAGGTTCGTCACTCAGGTTGCGGGTTAACACCTACTGTTGGATGTCAACACACGGCTACTGCGACCTGTCAGGCCGAGAAGCTGTCACCGGACGACCTGATGATGAACTTTAACAAGTTTTATAATAAACCAAACAAGGTTGACCAGGACCGGGCCATACTTGATCTCCTGGACATAATGAAAGTGAACAGGCGGCGTACGAAAATCAAGGACGTAAACAAGCGAATAGACCGGAAAATATCGGTTAAATACAGTCTCTTGTGCGGCAGTCACCCGGAGAAGGTGCCCGTTTGCAAGGCAAGCTTCATTAAAGTGCTTGGTGAGTACAATTTCGTTTTTAGAAATGTCTAGTTTAATACCGTTTTGTAGGTTTCTCCCTTAGACAAAATTATATTTTGCTGTAAATACGTGACAtggaaagtaggcctactgataatAATACCACCCTACTGATGTCATTGCTATAGAGCAgggtatgctgtgtgtgtgtgtgtgtgtgtgtgtgtgtgtgtgtgtgtgtgtgtgtgtgtgtgtgtgtgtgtgtgtgtgtgtgtgtgcgcatgtcgcTCCTCTCCCGGGCTAGAGTTTGGTgcgcgtgtgggggggggggggtcattccgtctgcgcacggcaccttctcaacgagcaggtgtgcgcctgcagccagagggggcgccaaaatacctattcccaacacaatgttatgtagtacttcattgataaccgctacgcagcgcaatgtattttttactgctcgtggcgccccccatgtgacttggcgccccccacaaatatgccgccctgtgcggctgcctggttcgcccgtacctaaaaccgccactggctCCAATCATTGTATTAACAATCTAAATAATTACTTTCACAGGCATCAGCAAAGACCGTGTGTCCCGGGTGGCTCAATATTATGCCGAGACTGCTGAGGCTCGCCCAGAGAGAAGAGGTGGTGCACGGCACAGTGAGGAGCACAGCAGGAGAAGGCAACTCATTGTTgagcacatccagtctttcacctGCAGGGCCAGCCATTATGGGCGGAGAGGAGCACCAGGCCGCAAGTATCTCCCCAGTGACCAGAATGTGCACAAGATGCATAAGCTCTTTGAGGCTCAGAACCATGCTCAGACCAGCTACTCCCTCTATTATTCAGTGTTCTCAAAGGATTTCAATCTTGGCTTCGGTCACCCAGCTACAGATGCATGCTCTGATTGTTCCAAGTTTAAGATCAGGATGAAAGATCCAAACCTAACCGAGACAGAGAAGAAGATGGAATCTGCATCATTCATCTTGCATCGTCGCAGAGCTTGTGTGTTTTATGACCTGTTAGGCAGGGTTGCTGAAGATCATGTGACCCTCTGTTTCGATATGATGCAAAACATGGTCCTTCCAAAAACCTCAATAGGACAGGCCTATTACTCACGGCAGATGTACCTGTATCTGTTTGGTGTGGTTGTGCACCACGGAGAGAAGAGTCACCAGACAAAAGATGATGTCCATCTCTACGTGTGGCAGGAAAATGAGGGTAGAAAGGACAGTAACATGATTGCATCCGCGCTGAGTGACTGCCTCAAGGTTCGACTTCGGCACAAAGTCAGCAGGTCAAGGGGACTTCGGCTGTTCAGTGACTCATGTTAcggccaaaacaaaaacatgaacatgGTGTCCATGCTCATGGAACTTCGCCAGTCTTTTCCCAACCTTGGCATAGAGTACACTTTTCCAGTAAGGGGTCACAGCTATCTCCCAGCAGACCGAGTCTTTGGCAGAATTGAGCAGAAGATCAGGAAAATTGATACAATTCTGCTACCACAGGAATACCATGCCATCCTGCAGCAATTCGGCAACGTTCACGTTTATGGCACAGACTGGAAGGCGTTTGATTACAGGTCAGCCACAAAAGTGTGTGTTAAGTCAAATAGGAGCTTTAAAATCAGCGAAGCACGCATACTTGATTTGAGTACCAACAAGGTTGGTTTAAAGATGGCTTACAATGGGGAGCCTTGTTTCCATAGCGTATTAAAGCGGGGCAAGCGATGGGCTGACCTGAAACCTGCGTTACTTCCAAAGCAGACCTCTGTGAAAGGCGCAAAGAAGTGCGATGTGCTGGCACTATTAGGAGCAATGGGTGTGTCTGATGTGGTGAGGGCTTTTTATGACGATGCACTGTATCAGGTGACTGACAATGCAGGCCAgagtgatgaagatgcagagtgATTCATGCGCAAGTGATgaatctctccgtctctcactctctctctctctgtgtcctctcACAGACTCAAATTAATTTAATCAATTTATTATCAATACTATCATTACTTTTTACAGGTTCGGCACTGAATGACTATTAGCCTAAATGCGTTACTAAATGATATTAATTTATCTTTTACattgttgtatttttattaattagtggtatttgtatgtgtgttatttttttattacatgtGGTGGACACTAAACGTGAAATTGCATTTATTTTACTAtttggcccgggaaagggaagtctggggccccctgcttgagctgctccccccgcgacccgactccggataagcggatgacgatgaggatgagtttgttactatttattttatttggcggttatttattaatttatattaatttatagtGTGAGATGATGATATCTTATGTTGTATTTTCtcttgtttttaaaataaaaatacattaacCATCAATTGATTTACAGCTTCTTTTTTCAAATTGATGGATTTATagcgttttgaaaaaaaatatatatatttgaatttaTAATCAACAATGTTGTGGTTTGATTTAAAAATCATTGTACAACATGTTCAGACTGAGTCAACAAACCATTTTAACAGGTTAAATTGaatattaacaaaatatgtgggTCTAGGTAAAAAATGTAATTATCCTAAAAACTATACAAATGGATTTATAGCGTTTTGGAAAAGAGCTCCTCAAATACTTCAGTTTATTTATAATTCGTttatagtttagtttatttgtttactAAAGAATTAGTCTCAGCATTGAACATGTGTTGATTTGTAAGTTGGATTTTTTGTCAGTGTCACCATTGAACATTAACACCAGTTAATTTTGGATTACAAATGCATTGTTACTGAGATTTGTACAGAGTAAAATATTACCTTTTTTTGTAATGCCTTACATTGCTGCAAAAAGTAATACATTACAGTAATCACGTTACTTTTGTAAGGCGTTACTCCCAACACTGCTCATGAGTAGATCTTGATGGAACTTTACTTGACTGCTTTAAAGGTCTAAAGGAAAACTAGGGATGGAATGTCTGACAGGGATGGAATGTCTATTAACGATTATTACTACATTTATAGCATGCATTTTATGTTGCAGATTTATTCTGACAGCAACAGACCTTTTTACTAAGTGGGTTATGGCAAAACCCCTGTGCACCAAAACAGCCGTTGAGGTGTCCAGAAATATTGGAAACATTCTCCTCGACTTCGGTCTTGTTGACAGAATTATAACAGACCAAGGAAGGGAATTtgtgaacgtatataattgtaattTATATAATTTACTTATGTGTTCTTAGCACTGGTAGATAGTAGGTATTGTGGCAACCCAGCCCTTGCCGATCAACTTgatgcagagcacctgagggCCAGTGAGAGAGCAGAccttaggccccgtttacacaaagggaaaacgcagacaTTTCCACGTGGTTTGgcctcatttacacgaaaacgccaTTTTTATCACAGAagacgatcatttctaaaaactccagccaaagtggggatttctgaaaacgccggttatgtgttgtcgtgtcaacggggagaaacagggttttaggttctgaagcgtcacattatgcgccaggaaatgcttaacgtcatatgagcaccctatgtttacagtttgtttgttacaggaagacgctcgcattattcgttgttgttgattctgaggattctgattggctttatccttctccctacactgccgctgtcacgttaaaattgtaccgggggcgaaaattgtaccggcctacgtcagattacgtaaggggttgtccgttgccaggcaggtttcaatcgcgctcatgttgccgaagaTGAAATAATATAAGACAGATAACGGAttgctagataacacttgtttttactttatatttgtattgcatttaattgtttaatcgaatttagctagtaaactgagtgtttaatgtgtatcatagtctagctagcttgtgttaatttaatttccttaattaaatttagagaatagatagatagatagatagatagatagatagatagatagatagatagatagatagatagatagatagatagatagatagatagatagatagatagatagatagatagatagataggtgagcaggcatttactaactggtaaatgttttttattattattattcacgttatccccataacatttagctattactgtgtagggaaatagataaatacaatgcaatacaatagaaatataaagttaggaacgctaataaatgtaatttgtaaaataagtgttatctgtcttgtcgcgctcaatgaacgagttcgcgaatgttcaagaaccttccacgtcattcgacgcgatcgtctgttgccaggcaggtttggaatggattagtatggatgacgtaggccggtacaattttcgcccccggtacaatttttaCTTGAcaccgcccataggtttggcatagttataatggcgctcgacggcgtatttatgcgttttgatgtaaacgacaacttttttgaaaacgatgtgttATTTTGGAAAAcgaagggggggaaatattagtttctataaataccctgctacgtataaacgtggcctgaaACAGCATGCTCGAAGGCGCATTCAGGGCGCTCTTGGCTTGGGTGTGAGGAGAGACCAGCCGTTGTGGCTGTGGTGGTTCCACCCAGCGGAACCAGGCAGTGGATCCCGCCAATTatctttttgttattttaagtaAAAGATCCttgttttgtattattaaaAGGGTCTTTGTGGCTTAAGAACTAAAGAGAATCGTGTGCTGTTTGAGGAGGCGGTCCAGTCCCcgagccgggttgccacagtatgtgtgaatgaatgaatcagggGGGTatatgaggggaaaaacggtctgtctagttactggaccagatgaaatgagacggagaggtaataaagtctgtcggcacgaggaccttggatttattaagtaaagtggcaacggttatacagagtcataaagcgtgagagatcgaatatgtctaagtccctaatcagcgctgatggtttgtccggagcttcgcctccgtggaaggtctgcttcagaagaagatcaagagtccctgtgtgatacagttttatgctgtatcctcctcttgatgaggtgtgtgcgtttgagatgtgtgtggttctgtgtgtttttgcttggccttggctcccaggccctgggacagcttcgtaacgggggagagctcctcgtgtctccggtgtgataaattaaaacgggggagtgcccccccgaagtgtctcgtgtgtgataatttaatgtggctctcaggcccctggtatgggcaggtgtttcTCTTGGTTCCttctaacgggggagagcttcaaagtgtctcctgtgtgataaattaatgtggctctcccgttcttgaggatgactggtgcattgtctgagtgtctaccatttgcctgggaaatggggccttcggctctggccttgacctgactatattatcatgtttgtgttatgtgttcgttgggtttagagcaagagtcgactatatattaatgtgcctgccatgtgatgtgctcatcaggttatttttcccaacatataccacgaacctcgctgaacatacccaggctttcttgggaaaacctggctcgacagagccgcaactcgcaatcagagttaaatggtaccacgacgctcactttagattcaattagttgaaccaggttttccgctttaggttcaatgcgtgttcacataaaaggggcgtttctcgcatcatttgactcacccttatgcaaaataaatcgtgCGAGAGtggtgtatttcatccaaggcgagcagtgtattattatgaactcctacaaggaattcaaagttcaaatcacagccaaggggaacacggttgcccataatatggctatgTGAAATAAGTGTCTGCCTCTGCCATGAATCGTCCCCCCCAAGTTGCGTATGGCAAAAACCTGTTACTTTATGCAACTAATTGCTGACTCAAAAGGGGAAAGCAATGAGCCCCGGGCTTAAGCCCGGTTCTCTCCGCGgttacctattgatctctggcctctccAACTGAATCACGCGCTATTGCCCGTCAAgcgggcgtggcctatgtgaagtgggcgtggcctatgtgacgtattagcctcggcttcctcacctgtctgaggtgctgccttctgtggatggagtagctattgcagccttcagtaaggtcctgctccccttgtggctatgtacagtatttacggcttatatgttcggtcctgcttcctaatggctatgtgggggcagtttATGTGcataaaatacaaacatattaaagATTTATATCAAAGCGAGATTGGTAAAGTTAGAATGGAGTTACGGCAATCTAAAGCCAAGGATTATTTTGGATAGGATTCTTAAATTATTAAACACAGTTCTGTTGTTCAAATGCCAGTGACTCATGTTGTCAACTGCTCCATCAGAAGTAATGAATTTCCTGAGCCctggaaaaaggcaattataACTTCCATTCACAAGTCTGGTTCAGCGGACCTGGGgcctgttgggaaaaacggtctgtctagctactggaccagataaaatgagacggagaggtaataaagtctatcggcacgaggaccttggatttattaagtaaagtggcaacggttatacagagtcataaagcgtgagaaatcgaatatgtctaagtccctaatcagcgctgatggttcgtctggagcttcgcctccgtggaaggtctgcttcagaagaaggtgaagagtccctgtgtgatacagtcttatgctgtatcctcctctcgatgaggtgtgtgcgtttgaggtgtgtgcggttcggtgtgttttggctcccaggccctgagagagcttcgtaacggggagagttcctcgtgtctctggtgtgataaattaaaacgggggagtgcccccctgaaatgtcttgtgtgtgataatttaatgtggctctgaggccctggtatgggcaggtgtatctcttggttcctcctaacggggcagagctctcaaaatgtctcctgtgtgataaattaaatgtggctctcaggcccctagtatctgcatgtgttccttctagtgagggagagcttcgaggtgtctcctgtgtgataaattaaatgtggctctcaggcccctagtatctgcatgtgttccttctagtgagggagagcttcgaggtgtctcctgtgggataaattaatgtggctctcccgttctggagatgatactggtgcattgtctgagtgtccaccatctgcctgcctgggagatggggccttcagctccggccttgacctgactatatattatcatgtttgtgttatgtgtttgttgggtttagagcaagagtcgactatatattaatgtgcctgccatatgatgtgctcatcaggttatttttcccaacaggcctgtactacgaacctcgattagagggttagcgaggtatgtttttttttatttattattattatttatttttttttccaaagtgcaaacatacatttacagacaccacataacacgacaaaacccagatacgtgcgacagacatgtaacatataccaaaacataaagaattatacggggacaaggacagattacgagagggtttggggaggtgtttgtgagagtgagtgagtgagtgagtgagtgagtgagtgagtgagtgagtgagtgagtgagtgagtgagtgagtgagtgagtgagtgagtgagtgtgtgcgtgcgcgtgtgtggccAGATGCTTTCCTCCGGCATCTCCGACCCCCAACGCGATAGAGGTCACACCCGAAGCACCCCATCCCCCCTGatgaaccccccctccccagggcaGCCGGCCCCCGGCCGCGGGAGGCCAGAGCAGCACAGAGGAGAGTTTCAGTCTGGTGAAATTAGTTAATATGTGTAGGTTATAGttacagagaaagggagagagagtaattaaatgaactgaataaacaaatatgcaaaaatgaaagaggggggTGGATGGGCCTCATCACAACCCTATTGATTGATTAACAGTGGTAATGGAGGTGAGGCCTATTTGGTGGGAGTACTGGTAAGTGGGATGCGAGGGCCGTGTCTCAGGCCGAGGGGGCCAGCGGAGCTATGACTGTAGGAAGTTGGAAAGTGAGGGCCAGGTTGGGTTATTACCAGTTGAGTTGTTTGAGAATTCTAGTGAGATGTGATCTAATAGTAGGTTTTTCCAGATGGaaatatgaatattattttttgatttCCAGTTTATGAGGATAGTCTTCTTGGCGACAGCTAGCGCAACCAACAAGGTTGTATTGCTAAAGTGATTTAGGTTGATTGTAGTGGTATCTCCAAGCAGACAGAGTGACGGGGAGGTTGGGATGCAGCAGCCAAAGAACGTGGTGAGTAGCCCTGTGATCTTCTCCCAGAAATGTGTAATAGGGGAGCAGTGCCAAAGTGCATGAATATAGGTGTCCGGGCAATTTTGGGTGCAATGGGGGCAGATGTCTGAAGTGAAACCCATGCGGAATAGTTTATGTCCTGTGAGGTGAGTCCTGTGGATAATTTTATATTGTATTAACTGTAGGTTTGTATTTTTGGTCATGAGAAAGGTATTTTTGCAGATTTGAGTCCAGAAATTGGCATCggtataaatacaatttattattattattattattagagagATCTGATTCCCATTTGGCAGATGGTAGACTTGTcgtggtgtctgtctgtatcattATTTTGTAGATTTTGGATAGTAATTTTTTGGGCGATGGTATATTAATAAGCTGTGAGACAGGTGTAGGTAAATCTAAATTGGCTTTTGCGGTATTCACGGTTGCTTTAATTGCGGATTTAATCTGTAGATattgtaaaatgtgtttttgggTGATGCCAAATTTCTCCGCAACTTCTTCTCCAACTTACAAAGTCCGCAAATGTGGAGAATTTTCCGTCGGTGAGCAAGTGTTGTATATGTGTAATGCCTTTATCTTTCCAGGAGTGGAGGTTTAGGGTTATTTTATTACAAGTGAAATCAGGGTTATTCCAAATTGGGGAGAGTTTTGAGGGTGAGTGTTTTGAGTTAGTAATGTTGTGGAATTTCCACCAGGCTGACAGACCCGAGCTGATTGTGGGGGCTTTGAAACTGGGATGTTTTTTGATTGTTGGAGTGAGAAAGGGCATGTCAGAAATCTGGATGTCTTTGCAAATTGTCTGTTCTAAGTCTAACCAGGTGATGTCTGATTGGTTGTGGTGGATCCATTTGTGCGCATATTGAAGATGATTGGCCAGGCAGTACAAGGTGAAATTTGGTGCTTCTAATCCTCCTAGGGTTTTTGCAGAGTGGATAGTTTGATTCTGGGTGTCTTGTTTTTCCAGTAAAATTTTGTAATCGCTGAGTCTAGGGATTTAAACCAGGAAGTGGTTGGTTGTACTGGAGTCATAGAGAGGAGGTAATTTACTTTGGGTAGAATTGTCATTTTGATTGTGGATATTCTGCCCATGATGGATAGTGGGTGATTTGTCCAGTGTTGCAAGTCTTCTTGAATTGATTTTAGAAGGGGGGTGAAGTTCAATGTGAATAAGTCTGTCAGCCTAGGGGAAATTCTTATGCCCAAGTAGTGGATGTGATCAGTACATAGTGAGATAGGTAGAGTGTTTGCTACTGCATTCCAACTTTGCGGTTGTAACTGGAGAACAGATGATTTATTCCAGTTGATTGAGTATTCTGAGATGCTGGCAAATGAGTTTATGACTTGGATTGTCTCTTGTAATGAAATAAGGGGGTTTTGTAAGAACAGTAATATGTCGTCTGCATAGAGGCTGATTTTATGGTGCATATTTTTGGTCCGGATACCTGTGATGAGCGAGTTTTGGCGTATGGCTGCGGCTAGAGGTTCGATGAAGATAGTGAACaatagaggagagagtgggcaaCCCTGTCTAGTTCCCCTGTGTAGAGTGAAGCTTTGTGAGGTTAGTCCATTAGTGGTGATGGTAGCTGATGGTGAGCTGTATAATAGTTTGACCCAGTTGATGAATGAGTCCCCAAAGCCAAACCGCTCTAGTGTGGAAAACAGGAATTTCCAGTTGACTCTGTCAAATGCCTTTTCTGCATCTAATGTAACAATGACTGTGTTGATTTTCGAGTTATTAGAGTGGTGCATGATATTAAATAGTCTGCGTGTGTTATTTGAAGATAGCCTGCCTTTTACAAAACctgttagcgaggtatgttgagctgaaagcctgggttagctgtaccacgaaagtcgatctctttaagcgtcgctgtatcaccatggtgacttatgctcgcaaccaaacctggtcgggagcagcttttcagcttaGTCTACctggagatcggctacttaaatcggtgtgcgcagcttcctagcccctcctccgacaatGGTGTCACCATTTTTGgttgttcccgtggacctctgCGCACTattcgtacaggcgtctctctggagagacagaaccgatcccctggcattgtctgacgatattctttagagatacagattctcatcagagggtattcgttatttgatcgtccttgttggaccgtatgtaggtaatgctacacaaagaagccgtgcacttactgttgcgcagtgtg contains:
- the LOC132445493 gene encoding uncharacterized protein LOC132445493, yielding MSSNYNNTFDGQDEPVRPTPGGRKRRLDKENHKKQLEKKVRHSGCGLTPTVGCQHTATATCQAEKLSPDDLMMNFNKFYNKPNKVDQDRAILDLLDIMKVNRRRTKIKDVNKRIDRKISVKYSLLCGSHPEKVPVCKASFIKVLGISKDRVSRVAQYYAETAEARPERRGGARHSEEHSRRRQLIVEHIQSFTCRASHYGRRGAPGRKYLPSDQNVHKMHKLFEAQNHAQTSYSLYYSVFSKDFNLGFGHPATDACSDCSKFKIRMKDPNLTETEKKMESASFILHRRRACVFYDLLGRVAEDHVTLCFDMMQNMVLPKTSIGQAYYSRQMYLYLFGVVVHHGEKSHQTKDDVHLYVWQENEGRKDSNMIASALSDCLKVRLRHKVSRSRGLRLFSDSCYGQNKNMNMVSMLMELRQSFPNLGIEYTFPVRGHSYLPADRVFGRIEQKIRKIDTILLPQEYHAILQQFGNVHVYGTDWKAFDYRSATKVCVKSNRSFKISEARILDLSTNKVGLKMAYNGEPCFHSVLKRGKRWADLKPALLPKQTSVKGAKKCDVLALLGAMGVSDVVRAFYDDALYQVTDNAGQSDEDAE